The following nucleotide sequence is from Mucilaginibacter sp. cycad4.
CGGGCCTGTAAAATATCAACCTCGGTACGCATCATTTGTATTTCGGTAATGAGTTTGGCTGATTCGGGCTTGTTGATCATCTTTTCGCCGGTACCAAGGATAAGCCATTCGGGCGAATATTTAAGCTGAAAACAAAGCTTACGGATAAGATAATAGCTAATATCCTGCTTTTTGTTGATCACTTTGCTAATAAACCCCTGATCAACGCCAATAGCACCGGCAAGCCCCAGCTGGCCGCCATGCTCTTTCACAACTACCTTTAACCGTTTTATAATCGCTTCGTCAGACATAAGTGACTGCAATAATAATCATTTTGTTTATCCATGCAATATATAATTGCTTATTGAACAAGCCCCGAAAACAAAAAAGGTCAAATGCCCCAACAGCAAATGACCTTAAAGTAAAACTAACCAACAAAAACTATATATGACAATAAATAAGCTTAGGTTAAAACAACAACTATTTATTTCCTAAATTTTCAAGCAGCTCGCCAAGTTTATCATTATAAACAGGCAAACTGATCTTTCCTGTATTGTAATCACTTGCTATTTGTTGCAGGCTTGCCTCTATTTTCTGCTTCGCATCGTTGCGCATATGCGTATGATAGGTATCGGTAGTGAGCCCTGCATTAATTTTATTAAATTTTTGATCCACACACCTTTTCATAAGTAACGGCTGCACATCGTTCGCATTTTTCAGCAATAAATTAACCCTGCTCCGTTGCTGCTTATCAAACTGTAAAATAACAAATACCAGTCCGAGCCCTCCTATCATAAACAAATAAAAATAATCCATATAAAGCCCTGATATTAAACATTCATTATACATTTTAATACGAAGCCAATAAAATAAGGTTGCATAATATTTAAAACTTTTTTCGAATATTTTTCTAACACAAAAATTACCCGATGCACAAATTTTAAAATACGCATAAAAAGCCGACCTTTACATTCACAATCTCTTAACAAAAGGGATACATAAAATTGCGACTATCATGAAACCGGGCGATAAGGTAATTTGTATAAACGACAAAATAGATCCTGAAAAGATGGCTGAAATACGGCAGGATTTTGAGATCTGGATCACCAGGGATAAGGAGTACACCATCCGCGAAATACTTGATAACAATGGCATTGTAACCGGCCTGTTATTGGAAGAGGTACACAATTTTCCCAAATTTTTTAAACTGATAAACCGTTTCCAGGAACCTGCATTTGCCCAGTGGCGTTTCCGCAAACTAAATTACGCAAGTCCGGAGGCCGAAGCTGTTAGCGAAGATTTGGAGCTTGTTGAGCATATTGAAAAAGAACAACAGCTGGTAAAAGTAAAATAGTGTCGAAACCTGCCTCCTGCCGTCGCCTTCAGGCTCACAGTAATTACTTTGTTAAAATAAGTTAAACATTTGGCTGCAACCTATTCATAAACGGATATTTATATAGCGAAATCATTGCATATAATTATCTGTCTGTATGAAAAAGTTACCCGCATTATTTTCACTGGCAACTTCAATCGGATTGTGGTATGCCTGCACCCAGCACCCGCAAAACAAAAATACAATTGATAAGCCCGCCATAAAAATCAGCAACCATGGCGTTAACATTGCTTATACAGATACCGGCAAGGGTGATACCACATTGCTTTTTGTACATGGCTGGTGCATTAACAAAAGCTACTTTAACAATCAGGTAAAATATTTTGGTAATAAATACCGGGTTGTTACGATTGATTTGCCTGGCTACGGCCAATCAGGTAAAAACCGTAACTCATGGACGGTGAATGATTTTGCCCGTGATGTAACCTTCGCGATAACCACTCTTAAATTAAAAAACGTAATCCTCATTGGCCACTCCATGGCCGGCGAAATTATTGTACAGGCCAGGCTCAATACCCCTAACCAGGTGATAGGGCTGGTAGGCATTGATAACTTTAAGGGCTTTGACGGAAAACCCGAAAGCGCAAAGGCCAAAGCCGATTATGCAGAAGCCATAGCCATGTTAAAAAAACATTTTAAAGCAGTAGCCACAACCTATTTTAACCAGGACCTTTTTTATAAAACAACCAGCGCCGCAATCAGGAAACGCATACTTAACGATGTGGCCAATGCCGATAGTGCCATTGCCATAGCAAGTATGGAAGACAACAGTTTTAACACAACAGCCAAACTTAAAGCCGCCAAAACAAAGCTCTATCTTATTAACAGCGACTACACACCTAATGACACAATTGGGTTTGTCAAAGCAGGGATCCCTTACCGCTTGCTGCAAATACATGCCACAGGGCATTTCCCTATGATTGAAAAACCTGCAGAATTTAACAGGCTTTTACAACAAGCTATCAATCAAATTTAATTTGCTTAAGCATAAAAAGCAGCATTTAAAGCAATTTTAACAACCTGGCAAATTATGTAAACAATGCCAAATAGCATATTTCATAGCTAATTTAATACTCATAATCGCTTGCTGCGCCCTCTTCTACAAGTTGTGTAAGCAAAGCTTTCAATACAGCTTCACGGGTCCACTGCTGTTCAGGTGATGATGCATCATCCTTATACCATTGCAGGGGAGTGTTAATTTCGATGCGGGCTTTGTAAACAAAGTTTTTGGTTGGATGCAATTTGGTCCCCTCGTAGCTATTCAGGTTTTCAGTTTTAATGATCCGGGCCAGGTCACGGACCCGGATATCTACCTGGAGACATTCATCAATTGAATTTTTAAAATCCTGCTTATCTTCCAGCCACAAAGTAAGCACTTCATCCGTAATGTCGTGTTCGGCAATAGATATCCGGCTGTAATCATAATCAACCGATATAATAAGCCACCAAAGCTGGCTTTTAAGTTTTTGAGAAATTTTTATCATGATAATTAGTGTATTGATTTCATATTATTTTAATTGGGCATTATGCAGTAATACCTGCAACCAGGTTATTACCGCTTAAAAGCAGGCATCCAGCCTGGCATATACTTTTGAATAGCAGCAATTTCATCTCTATACTTTTCGCATGCAGTTCTATAACCTTCAAAGCGCTGCAAAACCTCATGTTCATTTAAAGTATTTGAGCAGTTTTGATTATTATTATCTCCTGTCGATTGCCGTAGGGCCGAAAATGCTATATACATTGTTGTATGATATTGATTATTTATTGATATTATTTCTTGATTTTAAATTACAGAACATTGTATTTTAACAAAAGAATACTCTTTACAAAATGGATTAAACATTTTGATTTGTAAATAATTTGACTTACATTAGCAATTATCAACGAAACAAATATACAGAATAATCTTTATTATAATCAAGAATAATCTTTAAATTATTTTCATCATGGAAGACGAGATAAAACCAAACAAAATAAAGATTGTACGCCCCGAAACATTGGAGTTTATCATACTCTATAATCAGCTTAAAGGAAAAGCTTTTAATGGAAATGCTCAATTAGCTGAGGCGTTAGGCTTTAACTCCCCAAGCTCGATTACTGAAATAATAAAGAGCAGGCAAAACATAGATCCAGAAAAACTCCGTATTTTTAAAGAAAGATACAAAGACTACATAACAGGCGATAAAAAACAGAATTTCTCTGAATCAAAACCTGTATCCAAACACAGTGAAGGCATACCTATGTATGAAATTTCTGCAACCGCTTCAGGTGTAGAAGTATACAATGACATAAACGATTCTCAGCCGGTTGGCCACATGAATTTCCCGGGCATTGAGGATTGCGATTTTGCACTTCCGGTTTGGGGGCACAGTATGTACCCATATCTTGAAAACGGCTGCTGGGTTGCGCTAAAAATAATTCATGATAAAAAGATCCTGCCCGGCGAAGTTTATTACATTGAGTGGGGCGACTATCGCATGTATAAACGCCTGCTTGCCGGGGATATCCCCGATGAGGTAATTGCACATTCAGATAATACAACCGAAATGGTTGGCAACCGGCTCAAATATGCACCATTTATTATAAAGGTAGCCGATATCAAAAAGCTTTGCCTTGTTAAGGACATCCACAAAAAACACAACCATTAACCTGCATAGCGGTGCAATTTGTTAAGAGAATAACAAATTGCACCGCTCTTGTTACCGGGCCTGCCTATTCAAAAACATCCGATACCTTACAACATTCTTACAACTCCGCAGTTAATTATAATACGGGTTAAATTTACTAACACTTGATTTATAATTACGGTGCCTGTTAAACCTTTAAAAACTCAGGCAATCAAAATTTAAAGGTTTAAGCAGGATAATTTTTTTAATCATGCGAAGTGAGATGTTAAAACTTGCCATTGATGAGCTCAGCGTTGGTAACTGGGTACAAAACTTTGCGTTTTACAGCCTTCTTGCCCTGCTATCATGGGCGGTTATCATGCAAATAAAATCAACGTCAAAAATTGAATTTAGAAAACGGCGCACAGCGAAATAAGCTGATGTTTATTACAAAAGCCAAACTGTCACCAATTAAAACTTCCCTATTTTTAGCCGTATTTTTTTTGACAGATAAAATGACAATCCGGCTGGCTACCCTCAATGATGTATCGCAGATATTAGCTTTTATAGCTGATGTAATAGCTGTTATGAAAGCAGCAGGCAATTTTCAATGGGATAACGACTATCCCAATAAACAAGCATTTAGCCGGGATATTAACCTTAACCAACTTTGGGTAGCCGAAATTACCGGAACAATAGCAGGTGTAGCTGCTATAACTACCCACCAGGATGCAGAATATGCCCAGGCCGGGCTTGATATTAACGAAACTGCCATAGTCACGCATCGGCTTGCTGTGAACATCAATTACCAGGGCCGCGGCGTTGCGACAGCACTTCTCAAACAAGCCGAACATGAAGCCATCCGGCGGGGAATTAATACATTACGAATTGACACCAATATTGCTAACCTGGCAACGCAAAGGCTGTTCCCAAAGCTGGGCTACGCTTTGGCAGGTGAGATCAGCTTAGATTTAAGACCAGGTTTAAGATTTTTGTGCTACGAAAAACGGCTCAATAGCAATCAATAACAAACAACAACATTTATCGGGGTATGGTTATCCGATTTCCATCTATTTAAAGTTTCACATGTTCACACAAAACCCACAACTATTTCTCAATAGTTATTCACAAATGGGGATTTTATCAACAATGACCTTTTAGTTTATTTTTTATTCAGTTATATTTATGATAATTATAAACCGCAGGCCTCTGCCGGAGTCATAAAGTTGTAACAAAAGGAGAAGAAGATGGAACCTATCATGATACTGGTAATTGCGGCTATTATTGCTGCCATAATTTTAGTTGAATTTAACAAACGGCAAAACACAAAAGCTGGCGATAGCAGTCATATAACTGCCGATGTGCAACAGCTATACCTGCTTAAAGCTGCAGAACATAAAATAGAAGTAATTGAAGATTTACAAAAGAATGCTGCTAACATCAACAATGCTATTGTAACAAATATTGAACAGGAGCTGTCACGTTTAACCGGTGCTTTTGAAAAAGGCGATATCAAATTGAAAGAATTTAACCTCAAGCTTGACAGTTTACTTAATAACCTTGATGTTAACAATTCACTGGCAAAAGCCTCATAAGCAACAAGTTACTCCATTGCGCCGGTTTAATATTTGACTTTAAGTATCACCTTAAAAGTGTTACATATCCCGACAGTGGTTTCTTACCATCCTTAAGATCAACTACATAGTAATAAGTCCCGGCAGGCAGCACGTACCCATTAAAAGATCCGTTCCAGTTTTTAGCATAACCCACCGAACGGAATATTCCGGCACCGTATCTATTAAACACATTCACCGTGCAGTTTGGATACGCGGCAAGCCCGGCGATACTCCAGGTATCATTAACACCATCACCATTAGGGGTAAAAGTATTAGGGATAACCATTTGTTCCAACACATTGACTTTAATAATGGCCGATGCCGGGCATCCCCCTGCTGTTACCGTTAATGTATAAGTAGTAGTTGTTAGCGGCGATGCGGCCGGCGATGAGACAGTGGAATTGCTTAACCCAACCGAAGGCGACCAGCTATAATCTGTAACACCGTTTGATAGAACCGGTGATAAGATAATACTTTCACCTTTTTTGATAGTAATATCTCCGTTAAACGCCACAGTAGGCAACGCTTTAGTTTGAATAACAAGCTCATTACTGGTACCAGGTACAGAGCATTGCGCAGAGCTGCTTATTGTACAAGTTAAGAAATCGCCGTTTTTCAGGGTGTTACTGGTAAAGTTATCCTTGTTTTCGCCAACATTAACGTGGTTCAATTGCCACTGATAGTTAGGATTAGCTACCTCGGTGCCATGAGTGTTTGCCACAAATGTTACCGACTGCCCCGGGCAGGCTAAACCGGGCTGCTCCACCGTTACTATTGGAGGTACTTGTGAATTATACACAGGCGATACCGGGACGGAAATTGCACTCAGCGGGCCGCAGTCGCTTGGATTCATCAGTGTAACTGTTACCTTATCGGCAGCCGTGATGGTGGCCGGCGCCGGGAATGTTTTATCGTGATTACCCTGATCGACATTGTTGATCTGCCAGCTGTAAACAGAATTAACGACCTCGGTACCATGCGTATTCGCCACAAATGATACCGATTGCCCCGGGCAGGCTAAACCGGGCTGCTCCACCGTTACTATTGGAAGTACTTGTGAATTATACACAGGCGATACCGCGACGGAAGTCGCACTCAGCGGGCCGCAGTCGCCTGGATTCATCAGTGTAACTGTTACCTTATCGGTAGCGGTGATGCTGCCCGGTGCCGGGAATGTTTTATTGTGATTACCCTGATCAATATTGTTGATCTGCCAGCTGTAAACAGAATTAGCTACCTCAGTGCCATGGGTATTCGCCACAAATGTTACCGATTGCCCCGGGCAGGCTAAACCGGGCTGCTCCACCGTTACTATTGGAAGTACTTGTGAATTATACACAGGCGATACCGGGACAGAAGTCGCACTCAGCGGGCCGCAGTCGCCTGGATTCATCAGAGTAACTGTTACCTTATCGGCTGCGGTGATGCTGCCCGGTGCCGGGAATGTTTTATTGTGATTATCCTGATCAATATTGTTAATCTGCCAGCTGTAAACAGAATTAGCTACCTCGGTGCCATGCGTATTCGCGACAAATGTTACCGATTGCCCCGGGCAGGCCAAACCGGGCTGCTCCACCGTTACTATTGGAAGTACTTGTGAATTATACACAGGCGATACCGGGAAGGAAGTCGCACTCAGCGGGCCGCAGTCGCCTGGATTCATCAGTGTAACTGTTACCTTATCGGCAGCGGTGATGGTGGCCGGCGCCGGGAATGTTTTATCGTGATTACCCTGATCGACATTGTTGATCTGCCAGCTGTAAACAGAATTAGCTACCTCGGTGCCATGCGTATTCGCCACAAATGTTACCGATTGCCCCGGGCAAGCTAAACCGGGCTGCTCCACCGTTACTATTGGAAGTACTTGTGAATTATACACAGGCGATACCGGGACAGAAGTCGCACTCAGCGGGCCGCAGTCGCCTGGATTCATCAGAGTAACTGTTACCTTATCGGCAGCGGTGATGCTGCCCGGTGCCGGGAATGTTTTATCGTGATTGCCCTGATCAATATTGTTAATCTGCCAGCTGTAAACAGAGTTAGCGGCCTCGGTGCCATGGGTATTCGCCACAAATGTTACCGATTGCCCCGGGCAGGCCAAACCGGGCTGCTCCACCGTTACTATTGGAAGTACTTGTGAATTATACACAGGCGATACCGGGACGGAAGTCGCACTCAGCGGGCCGCAGTCGCCTGGATTCATCAGTGTAACTGTTACCTTATCGGTAGCGGTGATGCTGCCCGGTGCCGGGAATGTTTTATTGTGATTACCCTGATCAATATTGTTGATCTGCCAGCTGTAAACAGAATTAGCTACCTCAGTGCCATGGGTATTCGCCACAAATGTTACCGATTGCCCCGGGCAGGCTAAACCGGGCTGCTCCACCGTTACTATTGGAAGTACTTGTGAATTATACACAGGCGATACCGGGACAGAAGTCGCACTCAGCGGGCCGCAGTCGCCTGGATTGATCATTGTAACTGTTACCTTATCGGCAGCAGTGATGCTGCCCGGTGCCGGGAATGTTTTATCGTGATTGCCCTGGTCGACATTGTTGATCTGCCAGCTGTAAACAGAATTAGCGACCTCGGTGCCATGGGTGTTTGCTACAAACGTTACCGACCGCCCCGGGCAAGCCAAATCCGGTTGTTCTACTGTTACCATTGGGGGTGTTAATGGTATATACATGGGTGATGCCGGAGCGGAAGTAACAGATGGCGTACTCGTACAATCGGTGGTATTAGTGATCGTTACCGTTATTACATCGGTACTGCTAATTTCCGAGCTTATGAAATTCACACTATTTGGGCCCTGGGGATTTCC
It contains:
- a CDS encoding alpha/beta hydrolase — encoded protein: MKKLPALFSLATSIGLWYACTQHPQNKNTIDKPAIKISNHGVNIAYTDTGKGDTTLLFVHGWCINKSYFNNQVKYFGNKYRVVTIDLPGYGQSGKNRNSWTVNDFARDVTFAITTLKLKNVILIGHSMAGEIIVQARLNTPNQVIGLVGIDNFKGFDGKPESAKAKADYAEAIAMLKKHFKAVATTYFNQDLFYKTTSAAIRKRILNDVANADSAIAIASMEDNSFNTTAKLKAAKTKLYLINSDYTPNDTIGFVKAGIPYRLLQIHATGHFPMIEKPAEFNRLLQQAINQI
- a CDS encoding S24 family peptidase, with product MEDEIKPNKIKIVRPETLEFIILYNQLKGKAFNGNAQLAEALGFNSPSSITEIIKSRQNIDPEKLRIFKERYKDYITGDKKQNFSESKPVSKHSEGIPMYEISATASGVEVYNDINDSQPVGHMNFPGIEDCDFALPVWGHSMYPYLENGCWVALKIIHDKKILPGEVYYIEWGDYRMYKRLLAGDIPDEVIAHSDNTTEMVGNRLKYAPFIIKVADIKKLCLVKDIHKKHNH
- a CDS encoding GNAT family N-acetyltransferase, with translation MTIRLATLNDVSQILAFIADVIAVMKAAGNFQWDNDYPNKQAFSRDINLNQLWVAEITGTIAGVAAITTHQDAEYAQAGLDINETAIVTHRLAVNINYQGRGVATALLKQAEHEAIRRGINTLRIDTNIANLATQRLFPKLGYALAGEISLDLRPGLRFLCYEKRLNSNQ
- a CDS encoding gliding motility-associated C-terminal domain-containing protein produces the protein MCTFLKPVITALVLWLVAFSAFGQAPDITYTTPNIYIIGNEISPLSPTNTGGAVPATIYGDTKVIAGTGQFGNVNGDAATAQFKLPFGISTDADGNMYIAESGGGIRIISASGQVSSIGTDALPGPPFDVPKLNNPRGVVKDKSGNLFVANYNNHNILKITPLGTVTVFAGINKSGTADGPGNMANIINPYGIAIDKDDNLYVSDGNNAIRKIFPSGYVYTLAGQPSAGTLDGLGRAAKFKKPAGLVVDNDGNIYVADQGGFVIRKITPNGMVSTIAGSGNFGSGDGNGTAANFQSPVGITIDVSGNLYVTDSNLGTVRRISPDGEVKTIAGGGPVGAESGVGNEVHFSSPSGITIGADGNLYVAEYGKNSIKRVTATGYTIDKALPAGLTFDPRTGIITGTPTVLWPATNYTVTAYNAGGSSKFMLSIEVADVATPNIKSSNVSGTIAACIGSASANYQQFAVSGINLTNDGIVIAPANFEVSLTPVGGYSSTVTIPIADLEPGVAVYVRTAITAPAGSLAGDVLLKSTGAADVHVPVNGVVNQIVTPEVSINQQILGCPGEQVILVALSINGGDHASYQWYVNGNPQGPNSVNFISSEISSTDVITVTITNTTDCTSTPSVTSAPASPMYIPLTPPMVTVEQPDLACPGRSVTFVANTHGTEVANSVYSWQINNVDQGNHDKTFPAPGSITAADKVTVTMINPGDCGPLSATSVPVSPVYNSQVLPIVTVEQPGLACPGQSVTFVANTHGTEVANSVYSWQINNIDQGNHNKTFPAPGSITATDKVTVTLMNPGDCGPLSATSVPVSPVYNSQVLPIVTVEQPGLACPGQSVTFVANTHGTEAANSVYSWQINNIDQGNHDKTFPAPGSITAADKVTVTLMNPGDCGPLSATSVPVSPVYNSQVLPIVTVEQPGLACPGQSVTFVANTHGTEVANSVYSWQINNVDQGNHDKTFPAPATITAADKVTVTLMNPGDCGPLSATSFPVSPVYNSQVLPIVTVEQPGLACPGQSVTFVANTHGTEVANSVYSWQINNIDQDNHNKTFPAPGSITAADKVTVTLMNPGDCGPLSATSVPVSPVYNSQVLPIVTVEQPGLACPGQSVTFVANTHGTEVANSVYSWQINNIDQGNHNKTFPAPGSITATDKVTVTLMNPGDCGPLSATSVAVSPVYNSQVLPIVTVEQPGLACPGQSVSFVANTHGTEVVNSVYSWQINNVDQGNHDKTFPAPATITAADKVTVTLMNPSDCGPLSAISVPVSPVYNSQVPPIVTVEQPGLACPGQSVTFVANTHGTEVANPNYQWQLNHVNVGENKDNFTSNTLKNGDFLTCTISSSAQCSVPGTSNELVIQTKALPTVAFNGDITIKKGESIILSPVLSNGVTDYSWSPSVGLSNSTVSSPAASPLTTTTYTLTVTAGGCPASAIIKVNVLEQMVIPNTFTPNGDGVNDTWSIAGLAAYPNCTVNVFNRYGAGIFRSVGYAKNWNGSFNGYVLPAGTYYYVVDLKDGKKPLSGYVTLLR